The Lolium rigidum isolate FL_2022 chromosome 1, APGP_CSIRO_Lrig_0.1, whole genome shotgun sequence region gtgtgtgcatccgtgttagtacttggcgtaggctatgattgtaatctcttgtagattatgaagttaactattgctatgatagtattgatgtgatctatgcctctttcatggtatgatggtgacaagtgtgcatgctatgttagttcttggtgtaattgtgttgatctatcttacactctaaggttatttaaatatgaacattgaatattgtggagcttgttaactccggcattgagggttcgtgtaatcctacacagttagcggtgttcatcatccaacaaaagagtgtagagtagtcctattatgtgatcattgttgagagtgtccactagtgaaagcaggatccccgggccttgcttccaagcatcgaatctccgtttgtttactgttttgttgcatgtttactcgctgccatattttattcagattgctattaccactcatactcatccatattacttgcatctcactatctcttcgccgaactagtgcacctttacaactgacaagtgtattaggtgtgttggggacacaagagacttcttgctttgtggttgcagggttgcttgagagggatatctttgacctcttcctccctgagttcgataaaccttgggtgatccacttaagggaaacttgctgctgttctacaaacctctgctcttggaggcccaacactgtctacaagaatagaagctcccgtagacatcagccgcctACAACCCCGCCAGCTGGGCGTGGAAGCGGGCCATGTCCCTAGCCGCCTTCGCGACCGCTTCGTCCCTGCCGGCGATGGCGCCCGCCAGCTCCcaattctcctgctcgacccgcgcgggagaagggcccctccgctggagcgagtccaggtcggagcacatgtacccctgagccatggcgaccgcatagctatgggcttcctcctccgctgcccaagcctgacggcgtagggcgtccccagccagggtctcgaaggacgcgagcagaatccgctggtcgccggcgcactcgaagcggccgGGTACAGCGTAGTCGTCGTCatcggcgatgtcgtggatgacagcGTCCGCAGGTGGGGCCGCCGAaggggccgccatcgccgccagcgcctccacgagcgccgccctggcgtcggcgagctcggccctggtcgccgcgaggcgcaaTTCCGCGCACTCTGCCGTCtccgcctccgcaacctccgcctccgccgccgctgcctctagGTCCAGCTGGTCGGCCTGAACGGCGGCGACGACTagctcctcgtcctccttcggGTGTGCGTTGCGACACATCTGAACTACCTGATCCCAGCTAAGGTTGTGCTCAGCTTTGAatggatgctagggtttagcttgaggtgtgcccgtcacccCGCTGGTGTCcagcatatatagccacggcggggcgggaaacggcgttgccaCGCAGGTCGTTTCCTGTGCGCACGAAACACCGACggaacttgccaatgtattgggcacgcgcgggaacagttaatcgccgcaGGCAGTCCTCGACGAGACGTAAAACCTATTAACCAACTTGACGCTGTCTCCACTAAAAAAATACATCTACACCGCTGGAAGTACCCGATGTAAACGGTCGGCCTGGACCGCATGACGTCCACGGGCCGGGACACAATTggacatttcggacgtcggaagtcggcccgctggagatgccctaaccagtAACTTCAAAATCCGAGAGCACAGGGGAGACAGAGtaggggaggaagaagaggaatcagCGGCATGGACATCATCTCTCAGCTGCAGGAGCAGCTCAACGAGATGGCCATGGTGgccgtcaacacattcggcacgctgcAGCGCGACGCGCCGCCCGTCCGCCTCTCCAATAGCTACCCCGACCCGCtcaaccccaaccctaaccccgaCGACCCCGCCTCCCAGCCCCCGCCCGCgcccggtgctgctgctgctgctgctgcggcggcgcctccaccgccgcaagCGCCGCCCCAGCCCGCGCTCGATCTCGCCGAGCAGCCCAAGGCCATGAGccacgcgctcgtcctcgccgcAAAGAAGGTGCGCAACCGGTGTCCTCTCGAAATTTCCTTTTTTTATTATTCTGTGCTCGCCACCTGCTCGACGAAATTCCTACGCCATTGTTTTTACTAGAATATGGAGGAATTTAGACATGCCTAGCCGGCTTAGTATTTTTTCAGTATGCCTCCACGTTCCGGTGAGATTAACAGGACGACGAGGGTAATAGTTCCTGATTGCTTGTAGAGTGGTAATTTGCCTGATTTGCCATTTCTGTTGTAGATAATCAGCATACATCTGCTTTCTCATGTAGTAGGAGACTAGTAGTTGTGCGAATAGTACCCTCCTAGTGTTGTTCTACTACGCTTCTGCCTGGAGTGGAGAGCGAGGCACATTCAGCAGTTGTGTGTATTTCATTGTTATAACATGTGAGGTTGAGCTGAAATGTGCACCTACTTACTACTTTCGCTTTGTTCTCATGATGGAACACATATTGTCCCTTCAATGCAGTTTGATGCTCTCGTCGCGGCATTGCCACTATCATCAGAAGAAGATCAGTTGAAAAGAATTCAAGAACTTCAGGTGCGTTTCACAGTATAAGTATCAGATTAGCTTAGGCTAACTTCTTACCAAAATAGCTATGTTATGAATTATGATCAGTGAACATAGGCTAACTTCTTACCAAAATAGCTATGTTATGAATTATGAGCAGTGAACATAGGCTAACTTCTCAGCAAAATAGCTACGCAAGGAATAATGGACCTGCAATTCTTAACCAAAGGATACAAACACCCTTCCCATTCGTTTATTTCAATACAAAAAAAAACTAGGAAGCTAGAACCATCGACTATAACCCGAAAAGAACCAGATTTCGCAAACAACATCGAGGGAGAATGAAAGGAAAATCCTGCCGAGGCAATCGTATTTGTTTTGGTAGATATGCTCTTCAAGCACTTGAGCCTGCTTGGATCACAGCGAGACAGATAGAAGCAGGACGAAGAGCAATAAAACGATATGCACGTCGTGGTGGAAAAATATGGGTACGTATATTTCCCGACAAACCGGTTACACTAAGACCCACAGAAACACGTATGGGCTCAGGAAAGGAGTTCCCCGAATATTGGGACCACCTGGTAGGCTGGTACACATTAAAGTTCACATATTACTAGCAGAAGTGAAAACTAAGGAGGGAATGTGGCAGCACCACACCTACAACAGAAGTACTCAAAACCATGGCAGCATGTATTTTCCAACTATACATCTGCTATTTTTACTCTAATCTAGATGTGGTTTTGTTGGATCATCTGACACTGACAGTTTAACCTGTTTTAGTATATTGTACTATCTTTGTACATATTATCTTTCCTCCTGGTTTTGTTCCGTGCATGGTGTGTCATGTTAGACCTTTCCTGAAATTTTTATCTCTGAAGGCTAGAAACGATCATTTGCCACTCTAAAATTTAAACCCAAGAAAAGCAGATGCTTGATATTTAGTGAAAATTGGCTCTTTCGGATATGTACGAGCAAATTGTTGGATTTTCAGCTTCTCTTGGCAATGTCAACCAGTGCATCGTCGAAGTCACATTATCCTTCTTTTTTATCCTGCAAATAAATCATGTAACCTTCGAATATGCAGGCAGAGAACGAAGATGTGGGATTGGAGCTTCAGAAACAACTGGAAGCTGCTGGTAACACAACTTcgcaatatttttgaatttttgcaTTTAGTTAGGTCCTTATTATGGTACAACTGATTAAATACATAGCTGATCTCTATGTTGTTCCTTCCACAGAACTGGAATTGCAGCAGGTTGAAGTGTTGTTCAATGAAGCTACAGACAACTGTATAAATATGAAGAAGCCAGATTAGTAATTTTGCATGTAAGTTTGGATGGCATCCTTCCTCAAATATGTCAATAAACCATCAGGCATCATTGTTTATTTGCAGCAATTAAGTGGTGGCAACAAAATGCATGCTGCGCCTTGCAACATTTTAAACTCCTTTCTATAATTTTTTGTGTGGAGGGGTTTACTACAATGCAGAATTAACACGCTAAATGAACTGTTACAAATTCTTATTGGTGTTTCTCTTCTTTGAAGCCACCAGGGGTAGTATTGCAAGTATATAGCTGTAAACCATGTCTCGAATAAAAATACGCATGGTACCATGTGTTGTTATCGAGTCATAGTTCTGTTCATTTGATGATACCAGTTCCATGATCTATCGTTGTTTACTGCTAACTAGAGTAGGTTTCTCTCTGGATGTTTCCTATATCAGGCCTCAACACAATATAGTTATAGTGGATGGCAACCTGTTACACCAAACCTGCTTGGGTAACACCTGCGGAATCCTGCTGGGATCTTGGACGCTTAATATTATTATAAACTTATTTTTGTTCACACTTGCTGTATATCAGAAACTCTGGAactattcaaaaaaaaatcccatATCATAAATATTGAAGCAGGCATTTTGTTTACCCCTTTCATTTTTCTGCCATTTCAGGTAACTGAAGTCGTGTTGGCGTTCATGGATTTGCCAAATCAAACATTGTGGTGTTACCTCTTGTGGTTCCTAATGCCTTCTCAGCTAGGTTTGCGGACAATAATGACTTTTTCTTAACTTGTGTATTGATGTTCCAAGAGCAGTTGCTGGATGTGGAATTAAAGTTGAGTGTTGTAACATCGTTGCCCTCGAATAGTTTGAAGAATTGGTTCAGTTTCATCACACATCACACATGATAGAACTTATGTTTTGTTGGGTTCTCGTCATGTAGATTTGGCTCGGCATGATAGAACCTATTGACTGGATGGAAATAATATcactgaaaaaaaaaacatagattGACATTTCTAAAGATAAATCAAACATTGAAGCTAGATCTGATTCGAAATCTAGCTGTTCTGATGTCGAAAACAATACACTACGCCTTCTAGGGGGGCCTAGTAACTTATTTTCTCAGCTTCAATGATCCCTGTGAACTCATGCGTACTTGCAAGTGCCTAGACCTGCAAAGAACGAAGCAGAGAAACAACCAGTCAGCACCACACGCAGATTTCAGAAAGAAGAATGGTTGTTCTGTCATGTGAAGTGAAGCCGCTGGCTGATTACTGGGGTCAGTGATGCTGATGAGGCCGGTGCCATTGAAGAAGCAGTTCCATGTGTTCCTCCCCTTGGCCTGGTAGTAGGCGTTCATCGCCACCGATGCACGCGATAGCAGGACGCCGCCATAGCGGACGGAGCAGCCTCCTGTGCCCTGAATTGCGCTGCAGTCGCTCTCTGAGCAGGCGAAGTCCATGTTTGCCCTCAGCGCAGCCTCGTTGGCCGAAGGGTTAGCGACGCACCATGTCTTGGCCGACTACAGGCAGCCAATAACAGGGAAATGATGAACAAAACGGTAACTGAACAACATAGCACCATGAGAAAGATTACTGATGGTGGTCAGGAGAACTCTTTACCTGTCTCTGCTGAAAGATTGGTGGCGCTGCTGCTGAAAGATCACAGAACAATTGGTGTAAACAAAAGTAGACCAGTCATATTGAAGAAAAAAAAGTTCCGAATTCGGAAGATCTTGAAGAAGTTGGGGCCGTAGATTAGAGGGAGATGTACCGTAAGTGCAGTGCAGTAGCAGCATGAGAGCAGAGACGAAGGTGATGAATTTGACAGCGGTTGATGCCATCTCTTTCTTGTGAGCAAGAGATTGCAAGAAACCTTTCTCTATGTTAAGAAGCAGCAGAAGAGGAGAGGATTGAGCTTCCGTCTTGTGAGCAATCGTTTGGTACATGCAAGAAATGCTCACGGCGTGGCAGTGTATATATACACAGGCGAAGAAGTCGAAGCACAAAGGGCGTGTTGCAGAAACAGCGGTTCACAAGTAAGAGATAAGAATATTAATCCAGTTAATGTCATCATTAACTCAGCGGCTATGTGTGTTGCTGCCTTGCAGTATTGCCCCGCATTAGTTTCGCTAAAACGGCTCTGTTACTTTTCCTTTTGAGGTAACGGCTCAATTACCAATTACTATGATGGGGCACGAAatggtcaaaataatgacataatgTACACAGAGTTTAAAAGGAAACATGGACAAGTACAGTACTTTTTTGtggtgagattttttttttcgaaccatGCAGGAGAAGTGCATGTCCGTATTAAGAAGAGAAATTTCTTTGTCACGTTTTTTGTGTGTGGAAGTACCACATTTTAATAGAAAAATCATAGTGAAGTACTGCTAGTATCAAAACATGCCCTATTTCCTTCTTCCGGATATTGACACTGTTTAGCAATCAGCACCACATCACGTACATCGTTTTACTTGTTTTCCAAAATGCCCTGTATTTACATACTGAGTTAAATTGAGAAAAAAAAGTTAAATTGAGATTCTAAGTTAACCTCTAAGAATAAAACAGGACGAAGATAATATTATATTGGTTGTCCTAGTTATAAGGAGTGAATTAATCTGTGTTAGAATAGAAAGGTCCTAGTTAACAATCAATTGTATTTTTTCTTTTTGCTAAAAATATATGCATGTTAGGATTTACTCATTCTCATCTGCCGGTAATTAGGAAGGAGAAAAACATATAAATGAATCACATGATACTGTAACATGTGTACTTGCGaagtaaacatgcatcaaaataaTCACTAATGAAATGTGGAAAGCTACAAACTTGTACGCACATGGTTAATCTTTAACACTATGACCTAGGATACCACATGATCTTGGGATTTTACCATAAGACCAACTCTAGTGTTGCAACAAATCATTTTGAATGAGAAAGAGAGCACATAAGACCAACTGAAGACATGCATCACAATaatcaaatttaaataaattttctCCCTTGATTAAAAGAGTGATTATAAATAATAAAAGTCAATTTCTAACCATGCGAACATAGAAAGGTAGAGATAAAAAATAACATGTGGTGTTTATTTTATTGAATAAATTAGTTGTGGTTTCTAAACTGATTTTGTGGTCCACAACTGATATTCATTGTAGCAAACTTGCAGACTGACTCAAGCACATGAATGACATGTGATTGTGACTTTTGGATTGTGACTTTTGGATATCTGGATATGTTTATCTAAATTTTGTATCTACAATTAATATGATAACCACCCATTTTTACTTAATGTTGACTACGCCAATGCTTAAGATCGAGTTAAATTAGTTTATTTTTAATGTTGATGTATGTCTGTACCATTAATATTGcatttttattattttcattaTTGTACTTTCTTAGTATTTCCCTTCTAAtcggacagggtgtttctacacccgggtgcatatgcaccctttatttgaaacacatattaaatatatttaaaaatgttataaaaataaaaataaaaatcctttgtgcataccttgacatgttacatgcttacaaagttgtttaagcaaaaaccgatatgtttcatgccttgtgcaaaaaagacaaatcttaggtgctaaaatagtctatttttcgaggcattatttatcttttttacatagggtacaaaaaatgttggttttatgtgaaaatttacgtgcacacatagaacatgtctctCTACATGCTAaaaattttttctaatttttttaccGTTtgcaaatatgttttatacataccgggtgcatatgcacccgggatcagatttGATTTTCCGCTTCTAATCTTATTACTTTACAATCTTAGTATTTCTCTTCTAATCTTCTTAATTCTTATTGATCTTTGAGTTGGCActcattgttgtgggtatactttatgggtatatcaatgacatggcctagatccggcaagcccgggtggcccatagttggtggtgaggcatgtggcccatcgggcggcccagttgctataGATCCTGAAGGATAAAGTCCAGCTCAGGAacgggaagccggatctcaatcgacctacgaaggaggccggatccgtgacgacccatgaagtatccggatccagcacgttcttagaggaaggcggatccttgacgtacacggcaagacattgtaccgtagttaggcaacttgtattccggctgggactctccatgtaaaccctagatccgtgcgcctatataagccggatcctgggagcccaagaggcacaaccacaactcattgtaacaacgcgtaagcgcccagataattccagacaagcagcagtaggccctgtcatcgtgcaggtgttccgaagctgggtaaattgcgtaccaccgtcccgtgtgcactccgccctatggcccctacttcttctcccctcgtgaggatccctcctccgaggtaccgtcgattaggcaacgacagttggcgcccaccgtggggcctgcggcgtctggaggccggaaccgggagggttccgccttgggaagctacgacgacacgatcgcggtggggcgtgttctttacgccggaaattttccgatcgtccctccggacgagtgctggattccggctaaaaccgaccccatcaagctctccatcgtcccgataggcggcatccacatcttcattggcgagaccgtcgattccgatgggaacgcactggtaagtaacgctgacgcgaccgccgctgagcgggatGCAGTCGCAAAAATCCGATCGgagtcgcaggaacttcctaaggaggattccgccttggatctgaaaaaatcaaaacccacccaatccgcccctgagcaggaaataacggtggaagaccaatgcagatctgcctgggtctcccaggtgttagaaaagcaaaggtgtcacttcgtacacttcatagcccataccgccggagccgcccctcaagaagtcggagctggccccgtgcaggatgaggcaccggaaaacactgtcgctccggatcagcaggaggctgtcggagaaagcgacgctCCGGGGCAAGAGGGTGCCGGaaaccctgaggaatcaatcctcggcaacctaagcccaatgtcCGGGgattccatggacactgaagagttcgatcggaaGATAAAAGAATACGGATACAGTGAGCAACCCGACGTGGAATCCGCCCAGCCcatgcaggttctcgcaaccgtgGCACAGCTGGATCAGCAGGAACCCGAAGATGAAAACACCGCCTCCGATCCAGGGCCGTCCAATGTAGGATCTCCATTAGATCGGGAGCGTCCATACGAAGACGTCCTGTCCCCTGAAGAGATAGTCGTGCAAGCTCGCATGTATTTAGTGGTGAAATCTGctatcctcaacaaacccataactccgggcgacgccgcagatccggaggcactAGAGGCCACGagaaaggaaatgctggccacagccaagaagttcgcCAATACTGCAGCCGCAATAATGGATGAAAGAGCAGAAGCTACAAACTTGATGGACCGCTtcgaaagacaggatcgcgaaatcactgaaacactcgagcacgtcaagagcatgaggaaagagtgggaagtaaagatgacctatgcgcaggcggaggccgatCGGATCGTTAGAGAAGCAATCCCGCCCTGCAGGATCAACTTCGCCACACCTGTAGAGCAGCAGCCACTGGAAACTCCAGAGGATaacatgctaaaagctgcggagctcctgaaaaagaaggacgaagaGGTTGAGATCAACTACGTCCGCAaacttgtcgcttcagcaatgcagcagcaaagcaaggcggacacctcgcgcaggttggaatccaatctggATAattgtgtatctaccgcgcagaaggacgctcaCGCCAATCGACATCCCGACGATGAATcccgcaccggatccacggagcgtagaagaaaagccagggaacacccaaatccgatccccgtgccgtcaaagacgcctccgtcagatccgaagaagggaaaggatgcaatgtacactggtaggaacaagtaccggaacccgtcacctccgcccaacgggtacccgcgtcccccacctcctcgccgccgcagtccagtcggaaacaccaggccccatggagccggtggaatcaacatccgcgacaacatacCGCCGCCAAGGaccagggagcgtacgccggagccacgtcggaaccagaacaacgatcgtgagccggaGCCCAGAAGGAGCCGGAACAACGACCGTGATCctgagcccaggaggagccggaacgcAGAGCGTGAGCCAGAGCCCCGCTgtagccggaacgacggaggagactatcaccaaggtgaaggtagccaccgaagccggagcgagCCGCGGGAAGATCGCCGGGAAtcagagggaggaagcaaaaaatcttacaggccccctcgcaggtctccctcaccgccacctagtggtggaggcggaggcggaggcggtggccgaatATCTCGTTCCCGCTCAAAAACCCCGGGCGGCGGCCCGCGATGCCCGAGAACGCCTCAATGAGTACAGatctgactacatcggcccaaaatgctttggtaggatgattcgagaggaaccaaagccaaggatgaacctcaagctaaccggaaacctgaagaactatgatggcacggaaaggccggatacctggatcgaggattactataatgttgtaacctttgccggaggaacccctaatatcgcttgccgcatgcttcagctgtaccttgtaggtccagcccgaatttggctcagtgacctcgagaagaactccatcttttgttggtttgacctgaaaacgccttcgagaaacacttcaggggcacctacaagagacctgccacaacaagcgacttacaggcatgtATTCAGAAAAAGGGTGAAACATCGAggaatttcctcacccgatggttggcatgcagaaacgagtgcgagaacgtcgataaCCGCACAACAAttcacgccttcattggtggcttgcagcgaggaggactaCTGCGGCACAAGCTGACCTGCCTGGTCAATGCAAAtaagctgactttggatgacatgatcaccatcgccagtgatcatactgccgccgatgatgacgcaggcggagatctagcagccacAGCAATCaccctgcaccagcaaaagaagaaccgtgacaacggcagcagcagcggcaccaagcggaaaaaccccctgatgaccaaaagagtggcggatccgacttgatcgccatggccttccagcgcggaggccaaggaggcggaagaggccgcggccgcggtggcggagctggaaggggccagcagcgtggcgatgaggtcaccgctgccggaacccgcgccccccaaacttatgaagagtacagagacatgccttgcctggcccacttggatccggctacagggaagtccactcacaccaaccgtaactgcaagtgggtcaatgatctaaaatctgacccggaagtaggatacaaacgagcccggaagcgccgcccacgcggcaaaggaggcaagggcaagaacaaggacaaggaggaagatagttccgaggcgatggacgaggatgacgcttcgccggatcccaaagccggatccgtagCTAAACCTAACCCCTTCGATAAAAAGAGTGCGggtgcgtaccacaccttcctcggaaccccaacagtccgtgcaagcaaatcagctctccggatcctgaacgccacagttcccgctgtgccgcagtatgtcaggtggtcggaaactccgtgtacgtttgatagaaaggatcatcctactgtcattccgaaagagtgctacaccttggttgtaagtccccgtatcgatg contains the following coding sequences:
- the LOC124683147 gene encoding mediator of RNA polymerase II transcription subunit 21-like; the protein is MDIISQLQEQLNEMAMVAVNTFGTLQRDAPPVRLSNSYPDPLNPNPNPDDPASQPPPAPGAAAAAAAAAPPPPQAPPQPALDLAEQPKAMSHALVLAAKKFDALVAALPLSSEEDQLKRIQELQAENEDVGLELQKQLEAAELELQQVEVLFNEATDNCINMKKPD